Within Burkholderia latens, the genomic segment AGCCAGTCGCGAAGGCTCGGATAGGTCATCGCGCGGAATCGGAGGAGTGGGATTGGCGCGGCGCCGGATGCTGTGCATCGGCCGCGCTGAACGCGTTCAGCACGCGCAGCGTCGCTTCGAGATCGGCGCGCGTGACGCCTTTGAGCACTTGCGCGCGCAGCACGCGCAAGTCTTCCTCCATCTTCGCGGTGACCGCGCGGCCGGCGGCCGTGAGCGAGATCGTTTTCGCACGGCGGTCGTGTGGATCCTCGTCGCGGCGGGCGAGGCCGGCCGCGCACAGCTGGTCGAGCAGGCGCACAAGCGACGGCCCTTCGATGCCGACGTGCTCCGCGAGCGTGCCCTGGCGCACGCCTTCGCCGAGCCGGCCGGCGATCAGCAGCGGCGTCGCGCAGGCTTCGGACACGTTGTATGCGGTCAGCACGGCGTCGCTCGTGCGGCGCCACTTGCGCGCAGTGAGCACCAGGAGGCTGCTGACGGCGAGGCGAAGATCGTGCAGATTAGTCATGGGCGAGATGATAGGGGCAAAAATATTCGATAGCAAACTATCGTTTTTGTTGCCCGGATATCGTCGTGCATGCCGGGAACGCCGATCTTCAACAAGCAATTTAGGCGCGCGGCTCCCGGATGGTCAAGCTGTAAGGTTGTGAGCGGTGAGGGCTCGCTACAGCGCTGCGCGGCGGGCGTCTGACCGGACCATACCGGTCCTACCGGGTTGTCGGCAGCGCCCGCAGGGCTGCCGATACAGCAGACTTTCGGCGGTTTCGACCGATGCGCTCCGCTCGATCGTCGGCGGCCGCGACCGGGCAACCCCATTCAACACATTCACATGCTGGCCCTATTGTCCGGCTTCCGCACACGATTGCACTAGGACAATATTTTTCAGGTGTCTTTCTGAGCGACCATGCGGTAGCGACAACGGAGACATCGAGATGGGACGGACCGAGGTATCGGCGCGCTGGCTGGACGCGATCGGCGCGGTGCACGGCGTCGAGTCGAAATACAAGCGGCTCGTGAAGGCGATCGCTGCCGACATCGAAAGCGGCGCGCTGGCTCCCGGCGCGCGGCTCGCGCCGCAGCGCGATGTCGCGTCGAGCCTCGGCGTCAGCGTGCAGACCGTCACCAACGCGTACAAGGAACTCGAAAGGCAGGGCCTGATCCGCTGCGAAGTGGGGCGCGGCAGCTTCGTGGCCGCGCGCGTGACCGAGTCGATGTCGAACTACATCCTCGATACGGCCGAGCGCGAGCTTGTCGACTTCTCGATCGCGCGCATCGTTCATACACCCGAGCACGATGCCGCGTGGCGCGCCGTCTGCGCAGCGCTGGCCGACGCCGACGACCAGCCGTGGATCCGCTCGTTCAGGCCAATCGCGGGGCTCGACGGGCATCGGGAAGCCGGCGCCGCGTGGCTTGCGGCGCTGAACATGCCCGTGCATCCGGAATCGCTGCTGATCACGAACGGCGCCGCGCACGGAATCTTTCTCGCGCTCGCATCGATCGTCGGACCCGGCGACACCGTGTTGTGCGAAAGCCTGACTGACCACGGCGTAATCGGTTCGGCGAACGTGCTCGGGTTTACGCTGAAGGGCCTCGAAATGGACGAACACGGAATCCGCCCGGAACATTTCGAGGAAATGTGCGACAGCGAAAAGATCAGCGCGCTCGTGTGCACGCCGACCCTCAACAACCCGACGGTGTCGATGATGTCCGATTCGCGCCGCAAGGCGATCGCGCGGATCGCGTCGCGCTACGGCGTGTACGTGATCGAGGACGACGTGTACGGCCCGCTGCCCGCAAAGACGGCGACTCCGATCGCGAGCCTGATTCCGGAGCTGGGCTTTTACTGCACGAGCATGACCAAGTCCGTGCTGACAGGCTTGCGCACCGGCTACCTCGCGATGCCGCGGCGGCTCGCGCTGCGCGTCGAGAGCGTGCTGCGCGTGAGCAGCTGGATGGCGACGTCGCCGATCGCCGAGATCGCGACGCGCTGGATCGCGGACGGCACCGCGCGGCGCCTCGTCGAACTGCAGCGGCAGCGGCTGGCGGTGCGCCAGGAGATGGTCAAGGCCGCGCTCGGCCCATACGTGCTCGGCGCGCATCCGAACGCGTTGTCGGCGTGGCTGCGCGTGCCCGATTACTGGCAGGCCGACCGGCTCGTGCGCGAATTGCGTACGCGCAAGATCGCGGTGACGTCGCCTGATCCATTCCTCGTCGGCAATACCGAGCGGCCGAATGCGGTGCGCGTGTGCATCGGCGCGGAGACGACGGATGCCGCGTGCAGCGCCGCGCTCGAGACGGTCGCGCGGGTATTCGAGCAGTATCCGCACGTGCACGATTTTCATTGAAGCAACGTCGGCCGCATGCGCGACGCACAATGTATCAGGACATTCGAAAGCGCAATTTGGAACATTAGACTGGATCGCACCACATCAATGAGGCGTGCGTTCCATGTCCTTCCTGTCGCTGTCCGACGTCTATCGCGCGCGCCGCCGCATCGCCGGGCACGCGAGCGTCACGCCGCTCGTCGCGTCCGCCGCGCTGTCCGAGCGCGCCGGTGCGCCCGTTTACCTGAAACTCGAAACGCTGCAGCCGACCGGCAGCTTCAAGCTGCGCGGCGCGGCCAATGCGCTCGCCGAACTCGCAGCGCAGCGCGTGACGCGTGTCGTCACCGCGTCGACCGGTAATCACGGCCGCGCGGTAGCGCATGCGGCGCGCGCGCTCGGTATCGACGCCGCGGTCTGCATGTCGTCGCTCGTGCCGGCGAACAAGGTCGACGCGGTCGCGGCGCTCGGCGCGCGGGTCGTGATCGCGGGCGACAGCCAGGACGACGCACAGGCCGAGGCACGGCGGCTTGTGCGCGACGAAGGCTATGCATACGTGCCGCCGTTCGACGATCCGTGGATCATCGCCGGTCAGGCGACGATCGGCATCGAGATTCTGGAAGCGCTGCCCGATGCGGGCACGCTCGTCGTGCCGCTGTCGGGCGGCGGCCTGTTCAGCGGCGTCGCGTTCGCCGCGAAGTCGATCCGGCCGACCATCGACGCGGTCGGCGTGACGATGACACGCGGCGCCGCGATGCATGCAAGCCTCGCGGCCGGGCGCCCGGTCGACGTCGGCGAGCAGCCGACGCTCGCCGATTCGCTCGGCGGCGGCATCGGCCTCGACAACCGCTACACGTTCGACATGACGCGTGCGCTGGCGGACGACGTCGTGCTGCTCGACGAGCCCGCGATCGCGCGCGGCATCGCGCATGCGTATCGCGAAGAACGTCTCGTCGCGGAGGGTGCGGGCGCGATCGGCATCGCCGCGCTGCTCGAAGAGCGGATCGCGCGTCGCGATCGCGGTGGCCCGATAGTCGTGGTGGTGAGCGGCGCGAACATCGACATGACCGCGCATCGGCGGATCGTTTCCGAAAACTGACATGAACCATTCCGTCACGCTGCTCGGTCACGCGCAACTGCGCGCACTGGTGCCCCTCGATCTGGCCGCGATCGACCAGGTCGAGGCCGCGTTTGCTTCGCTCGCGACCGACGAGGTCGTTATGCCGCCGATCCTCAACCTGGCGTTGCCCGCGCGTCACGGTGAGGTCGACGTGAAGACCGCATATCTGCCGCGCTTCGACAGCTTCGCGATCAAGGTGAGTCCCGGCTTCTTCGACAACCCGTCGCTCGGGCTGCCTAGCCTGAACGGATTGATGCTCGTGCTGTCCGCGCACACGGGCCTGACCGAGGCCGTGCTGCTCGACAACGGCTACCTGACGGCCGTACGCACCGCCGCGGCCGGTGCGGTGGCGGCGCGCCGGCTTGCGCGCGCCGATGCGCGCCGCGCGGCGATCATCGGCGCCGGCGAACAGGCGCGGCTGCAGCTCGATGCGCTGAAGCTCGTGCGCGACATCACGCACGTGACAGTCTGGGCGCGCGATGCCGGGCGCGCCGCGCGGTTCGCGGCCGACGTGCGTGCTGCGCATGGAATCGACGCGGTCGTCGCGCGCTCCGTGCATGCCGCGCTTGCCGATGCGGACGTCGCGGTGACGACCACGCCGAGCCGCGAGCCGCTCGTTCACGCCGAGGATCTGCATCCGGGGCTGCATGTGACGGCAATGGGCGCCGATGCCGACTACAAGACCGAGCTTGCACCGTCGGTATTCGGCGTCGCGCGCTACTTCTGCGACCGGCTGCAGCAGACTCGCGTCGCCGGCGAACTCGCCCATGCGATCGCGGCCGGTGCGACGCGGGCCGATGCCGTGTTCCCCGAACTCGGCCAGGTGATCGCCGGGCAGCACGAAGGCCGCACGCATCGCGACGACATCACGATCTGCGACCTGACAGGCACGGGCGCGCAGGACACCGCCATTGCCGTGCTCGCGCTG encodes:
- a CDS encoding PLP-dependent aminotransferase family protein — encoded protein: MGRTEVSARWLDAIGAVHGVESKYKRLVKAIAADIESGALAPGARLAPQRDVASSLGVSVQTVTNAYKELERQGLIRCEVGRGSFVAARVTESMSNYILDTAERELVDFSIARIVHTPEHDAAWRAVCAALADADDQPWIRSFRPIAGLDGHREAGAAWLAALNMPVHPESLLITNGAAHGIFLALASIVGPGDTVLCESLTDHGVIGSANVLGFTLKGLEMDEHGIRPEHFEEMCDSEKISALVCTPTLNNPTVSMMSDSRRKAIARIASRYGVYVIEDDVYGPLPAKTATPIASLIPELGFYCTSMTKSVLTGLRTGYLAMPRRLALRVESVLRVSSWMATSPIAEIATRWIADGTARRLVELQRQRLAVRQEMVKAALGPYVLGAHPNALSAWLRVPDYWQADRLVRELRTRKIAVTSPDPFLVGNTERPNAVRVCIGAETTDAACSAALETVARVFEQYPHVHDFH
- a CDS encoding MarR family winged helix-turn-helix transcriptional regulator, yielding MTNLHDLRLAVSSLLVLTARKWRRTSDAVLTAYNVSEACATPLLIAGRLGEGVRQGTLAEHVGIEGPSLVRLLDQLCAAGLARRDEDPHDRRAKTISLTAAGRAVTAKMEEDLRVLRAQVLKGVTRADLEATLRVLNAFSAADAQHPAPRQSHSSDSAR
- the eutB gene encoding hydroxyectoine utilization dehydratase EutB — protein: MSFLSLSDVYRARRRIAGHASVTPLVASAALSERAGAPVYLKLETLQPTGSFKLRGAANALAELAAQRVTRVVTASTGNHGRAVAHAARALGIDAAVCMSSLVPANKVDAVAALGARVVIAGDSQDDAQAEARRLVRDEGYAYVPPFDDPWIIAGQATIGIEILEALPDAGTLVVPLSGGGLFSGVAFAAKSIRPTIDAVGVTMTRGAAMHASLAAGRPVDVGEQPTLADSLGGGIGLDNRYTFDMTRALADDVVLLDEPAIARGIAHAYREERLVAEGAGAIGIAALLEERIARRDRGGPIVVVVSGANIDMTAHRRIVSEN
- a CDS encoding cyclodeaminase encodes the protein MNHSVTLLGHAQLRALVPLDLAAIDQVEAAFASLATDEVVMPPILNLALPARHGEVDVKTAYLPRFDSFAIKVSPGFFDNPSLGLPSLNGLMLVLSAHTGLTEAVLLDNGYLTAVRTAAAGAVAARRLARADARRAAIIGAGEQARLQLDALKLVRDITHVTVWARDAGRAARFAADVRAAHGIDAVVARSVHAALADADVAVTTTPSREPLVHAEDLHPGLHVTAMGADADYKTELAPSVFGVARYFCDRLQQTRVAGELAHAIAAGATRADAVFPELGQVIAGQHEGRTHRDDITICDLTGTGAQDTAIAVLALQRARAAQAGTIFHNDVTI